A segment of the Actinomyces sp. oral taxon 171 str. F0337 genome:
TGCCGCCGGTGGGCCGTTAGGCTCGCAGCGTGACATCCGCCAAGCCCCTGTCCGAGATCATCGATCCCTCCTGGGCGCGCGCCCTGGCCCCCGTGGAGCCCACGGTCCATGAGATCGGGGAACGGCTGCGCCAGGAGGTGGCCTCCGGCGTCGGGTACCTCCCGGCGGGGACCGACGTGCTGCGCGCCTTCACCTACCCGATGGACGACGTGCGCGTCCTCATCGTCGGCCAGGACCCCTACCCCACCCCGGGCCACCCCATGGGGCTGAGCTTCTCGGTGGCGCCCGGAGTCAAGCCCCCGCGCAGCCTGGAGAACATCTTCCGTGAGCTGGTCAGTGACCTGGACGTGCCCCGGCCGACGTCGGGGGACCTGACGCCGTGGTGCCAGCAGGGCGTCATGCTGCTCAACCGGGTGCTCACCGTTCGCCCGGGGGCGCCGGCCTCCCACAAGGGCTGGGGCTGGGAGAAGGTGACGCAGCGGGCGATCGAGGCCCTGGTGGAGCGCGGCGGCCCGCTCGTGGCGATCCTGTGGGGGCGGCCGGCGCAGTCGCTGACCCCGATGCTGGGGCAGACGCCCATCATCGCCTCGCCGCACCCGTCGCCGCTGTCGGCCTCGCGCGGGTTCTTCGGCTCGCGCCCCTTCAGCCGCGCCAACGCGATCCTCACTGAGATGGGGGCCGCCCCCGTGGACTGGCGCCTGCCCTAAGCGTCGGGGGCCGGCGCCGGGCACCTGCCGACCAGGCCGGGCCGCTCGGAACACGGCCGGGCCCCATCTGGTAGACACGGCCCCATGTCCGCACGCCAGCCAGACCAGTCGGAACACTCCGCCCAGCCCGCTCACGCCGCCCTCGGCGACACCGCCTCCGGCTCGCAGCCCCAGGCACGCTCCCGGGCCCGCCACGCGGCCGGCCCGGCCACGATCGACCTGAACCAGATCGCCCGGTTCCTGCCGCGCACCGGCATCGGCACCGACGTGCACGCCTTCGCCGCCCCCGACTCGGGCACCCCCATGCACCTGGCCTGCCTGGAGTGGCCCGGCGAGGTGGGCCTGGCCGGCCACTCCGACGGCGACGTCGTCGCCCACGCCTGCTGCGACGCCCTGTTCTCAGCCGCCGGCCTGGGCGACCTGGGCTCGAACTTCGGCACCGCCGAGCCCCGGTGGAAGGGCGCCTCCGGGACCACGCTCCTGAGCGAGGCCGCCCGCCGGGTGCGTGAGGCCGGCTTCGAGATCGGCAACATCGCCGTCCAGCTCGTGGGCGAGCGCCCGCGCGTGGCCGCACGCTCCGCCGAGGCCTCCCGGGCACTGTCCGAGGCCGCCTCCGCCCAGGTATCCTTCACCGCCACCACCACCGACCACCTGGGCTTCCTGGGCCGCACCGAGGGCCTGCTCGCCGTGGCCACCGCCCTGGTCTACCCGGTGCCCGACGCCGTGAACCGGGGCTGACGCGTCATTGACGTGCGCACTCGCGCCGGCTCTGGAGCCGTAAGCCCCAGCCGTCAGCCACGCGGACGAGGGGATGGCGTCCTGCGCGCACCATGCGAGCAGCCGGCCAGGAACCGGAGCCCGTCCGTGAGCCTCGGGAAAAAGCCCTGGTCCCAGTGGACACCGGTGGCGGGCGGCCGGGTAGCCTGTGCCCGTGAGCACCACCCCCACTGAGCCCCCTGAGTCCACGGGCCCTGTCGCCTCCCCCGCCCGCGCGGACGCGCCGGCCCTGCGTCTGTACGACTCCGCCGCCCGCGCGATCGTGCCGCTGGCCCCCACGGCCACCCCCGGCCTGGTGACGATCTACCTGTGTGGTGCCACCGTTCAGGGCTCGCCCCACATCGGCCACATGCGCAGCGGCATCGCCTTCGACGTCCTGCGCCGCTGGCTGGAGCGCAGCGGTCAGGAGGTCCGCCTCATCCGCAACGTCACGGACATCGACGACAAGATCCTCAGCAAGTCGGCCGCCGCCGAGCCTCCGGTGCCCTGGTGGGCCTGGGCCCAGCGCTTCGAGCGGGAGTTCGACGCCGCCTACCGCGCCCTGGGCGTGGCCGCCCCCACCTATGAGCCGCGCGCCACCGGCCACATCCCCGAGATGATCGACCTGGTCCAGCGCCTGCTGGACGCCGGCCACGCCTACATCGGCGAGTCCGGCAACGTCTACTACGACGTGCGCTCGCTGCCCGACTACGGCTCGCTGACCAACCAGCGCCTGGAGGACCTGGCCACCACCGAGGACGAGTCCCAGCTGGATGACGACGTCGAGGCCGACAAGCGCGACCCGCGCGACTTCGCCCTGTGGAAGGCCGCCAAGCCCACCGAGCCTGCCGACGCCGCCTGGGGCGCCCCCTGGGGCCGGGGCCGGCCCGGCTGGCACCTGGAGTGCTCGGCCATGTCGCGCCGCTACCTGGGCGAGACCTTCGACATCCACGGCGGCGGCATCGACCTGCGCTTCCCGCACCACGAGAACGAGCAGGCCCAGTCCCACGGCGCAGGCTGGGGCTTCGCGCGCCACTGGGTCCACAACGCCTGGGTGACCATCAAGGGCGAGAAGATGAGCAAGTCGCTGGGCAACTCCCTGGTGGTGGCCGAGCTGCTCAAGCGCTACGACGCCGCCGTGCTGCGCCTGGCGCTGGGCACCGTCCACCACCGCTCCACCGTGGAGTTCTCCGATGAGACCCTGGCCGACGCCGCCGCCCTGTGGGAGCGCCTGTCCGGCGCGATCCTGCGGGCCTACGAGTTCTGCGACGACGGAGGCACCAACCCCGTCGAAGCCCCCGCCGAGCAGGTGCGCGCCCGTGCCCTGCCTGCCGAGTTCACGGCCGCCATGGATGAGGACCTCAACCTGGCCGGCGCCATGGCGGTCGTCCATGCCACCCTCAAGGCCCTCAACGTGGCACTGTCCCGCATTGATACCGTCGACAAAGAGGTTCTCAGGGGGGAGGTCAAGCCTCTCGGAGAGACTCACGTGACTGCCAGCGAGAGTCTCGGAGAAACCGTCATCGGTCTCGTCCTGGACCTGCGCGCCCAGCTCGACGTCCTGGGCCTGGACCCGCTGGCCGAGCCCTGGCGCGCCCGGGTGCTCGACGGCGTCGGCTCCTCCCAGGGCGGCGCCGCCATGGAGGCCCTCGACCGGCTCGTCCGCCATGACCTTGATGAGCGGGCCGAGGCCCGCGCCGCCAAGGACTGGTCGCGCGCCGACGCCCTGCGCGACAAGCTGAGCGGGGCCGGCGTCGTCGTCGAGGACTCGCCCTCGGGCGCCCGCTGGCACCTGGCCTGAGCGGCCCACCCACCATCCACTACTGAGCAACTCGCACCGTCACGAACAGGAGGCCGGATGCCCGGCAACGAGCAGTACCCCGGCGCCAAGCGCCGCCCCGGCTCGAAGAAGGGCCCCACGAAGGGCTCCGGCGGCCAGCGCCGCAAGGGCCTGGAGGGCAAGGGCCCCACCCCGCGCGCGGAGAACCGCGTCGGTCATCCCAAGGCCCGGGCGAAGGCCCGCGCCGAGGCCCGGGCCGCCCAGCCCACCCGGGCCAAGCAGCTGGAGAAGATCAAGCGCCGCTTCGACGTGCCCGAGGGCCACGAGATCCTGTGCGGGCGCAATGCCGTGGCCGAGGCCGCCTACGCCTCGGTGCCCATCACCCGGGTCTTCATGGCGGTCTCCGCCCAGTCCGACGAGCGCCTGGGCGCCGTGGTGCGCCGCGCCGCCCTGCTGGGCGCCCCGGTGCTGGAGACCACCAGGCTGGACCTGGACGCCCTGACCGACTCCGCCGCCCACCAGGGCGTGGCCATCGAGGTGCCCGCCTACGAGTACACCACCGCCCGCGACCTGCTGGAGCGCGCCAGAGCCCTGGGCCGCACACCGCTGCTCGTGGCCCTGGACCAGGTGACCGACCCCCACAACCTCGGCGCGGTCCTGCGCAGCGCCGGGGCCTTCGGGGCCGACGGCGTCATCATCCCCGAGCGCCGCTCGGTGGGTGTCAACGCCACCGTGTGGAAGGTGTCGGCCGGCGCTGCCGCCCGGGTGCGCGTGGCCCGGGAGACGAACCTCGTGCGCGCCCTGGAGCAGCTGAAGAAGGAGGGCTGCTTCGTCGTCGGCCTGGACGGCTCGGGCAGCACCGCCGTCGAGGACCTCACCCTGGCCGACTCGCCCCTGGTGCTGGTCACCGGCGCGGAGGGCGCGGGCCTGTCCCGCCTGGTGCGAGAGACCTGCGACGTGCTGGTCTCGGTGCCGATCAGCCGCAGCGTGGAGTCCCTCAACGCGGCCGTGGCCACGGGCATCAGCCTCTACGAGGTCGACCGCCTGCGGCGCCGGGCCGCCGCCAGCGGCAGCTGATCCGCACCTCTGCTCAGGGCCGGCCGGCCCCGGCGGAGCCTGCTGACCCGGCAGAGCCGGCCGATCCGGCCACCCCGGTCGAAAGCACCCGGTTTACACTTCCCCATGACGGCCCCGTTGCTGACACAATGGGCCGCATCCGATCCACAGGAGGTCCCCATGGCCCAGGACGCTTCACAGCGCTGGAACCGCACCGACGGCGTGCTCATCGCGCCGGGCACGACGCCGGAGGCGGTCGCCGACGCCTTTGCCTCGCGCGGGGTGGTCGTGCGCCTGGAGTGGTTCCCGGCCACCACCCACCTGCTCAGCCTGACCCTCATGACCGACGTCGAGGGCCGGGTCGCGGTGACGCCGCCCTCGCGCGGGGGCGTTGTGCCCGGTCCGCGCGTCAGTGAGCTCGTGGAGTCCCTGGCCCGGGAGTTCACGGCCGACGTCGCCGTGGGGCCGGCGACCTTCAACGCCCTGCCCGATGACGTCGAGCTGCCCACGATCTCCCACCACGGCTCGGCCAGCGCCCGCACCGTCGTGATCTCCCCGATGAGCGCCTACATGGTGCCGCTGCAGGCCACCCTGCTGGAGCGGCCCCTGGCGGTGGCCTCGACGCCGAGCCTGGACCGCCGCATCGTCATGTACTCCGGTGAGGGCACGGAGCTGGGCACCTTCGGCTGGGACGAGGAGTCCCTGCCGGCCCTGGTGCTGACCTCCGACTCCGAGGACATGTCCATCCGCGCCATCCCCACTGGGGACCCCGAGGACGACGCGGTCTTCTCCTGGGGCATGACGTCGCGCTACGTGTGGGGCGGGGTCAAGGAGCCCGGCCCAGCCCTGAGGTCCTTGGTGGACGAGCTCCTGGCGGACCTGACCGACGCGTCGGGGATCGTCGACGCCGTCCCGGGCGCGGACCTGGAGGCAGCGGCCGCCGCCATCGTCCAGCCCGGCATCGACGGTTTCGCCGCGATGCTTCAGGCCCTGGGCCTGCCCGACTGGGTGCTGGAGGTCCTCACCGGCCGCCTGGCGCCGGTGGAGGTTCCCGGCGTCGTCGTGCACGAGCCGCGCGGGCTGTCCAACGCGGTGGGCCGCAGCGTGGGCCTGCTGCTGGCCGACCCCTCGACCCCGGGCTCGGCCTTCTGGCAGGGCTACGTGCGCACGGTGACGGACAAGCCGTGGGCGGTGCGGGGCGCCGCGCTGCTCGAGGCGGGCCTGGGCGGGGCGCTCGTGGGGGCCGCCGTGCGCCGTCGTCGCTCAACCGGAAGCATCCCGGGCGGGATGGCGGCCGTGGGGGCCTTCCTGCTGGTGGACGCCATCACCGAGGTCTCGCTGGCCTCCTGGACGCGTCACCGCGAGCTGCGCCGCCGTGCCGACGAGGAGATGGCTCTGGTCGCCGAGGAGCTCGGCGCCTAGAAGCGTCACGCCGCGGAGCAGGCCGGTCGACCAAGCCCCTCGAGGTAGGCCCTCAGCACCTTGCGGGCGTCCACGGGTGCCGCCTTGGCCGCCTGGTACATGAGCAGGGCGTCCACCAGCCCCACTAGGTCGGAAGCGTGAACAGAGGCCTGGTCGACATCCGCGGCAACGAGTATCCGCTCGGCCAGACTCGTCAGAGGCCGCCTGACCGGCGCTTCTGCTGTGAGCAGCTCCCGGAGCTCGACGTCGTCGCGCAGCTCGAACAGCAAAGCCCCACGCGCGGCCTGGGCGTCCGCACGCCGCGCCATGTGCTTCAGGATGCCGACGACGATCTCGGCGGCCTCCTGCCGGCTGACGGACGCGGGGACCTCAAGGTCGTTGATGTCAGCCTGTGAGCCATCGGAGAGGCGGTTGACCACGAGCGCCAGCAGATCACGGCGAGTCCGGGCGTAGTAGGAGGTCGACCCGCGGGGCAGTCCCGCCTCCGTGTCGACCTGCAGATGAGTGAGGGCATGCACCCCATCACGGGCGATGAGCCTGACCCCAGCGTCACCAATGTGCTCCCTGCGCCCCATCGTACCTGCTCCTTGCCTTCCAACCACGTGGATCTCTATGATCATAGAACACTCTATGATCATAGAGATCCACGTGACGGCCAGACCGGACCATGAGGAGGCGACCGCAGTGAAGGTGGCAGTTGTCGGAGCGGATGACTCAGGAAAAGCCATCAAGCGAGCCCTGCAGGAGGCCGGGGCGCAGGTGACACTGCACTCGCGCCGTACCGGCTTCGACGTCCTGCACGACGACGGAGCTGCCGCGCTATCCGGCGCGGACGTCATTGTGGAGGCCACCGGACGGTTCACCACCAGCAAGAGGGTCGCCACCGAGTTCTTCACACGCTCGACCCGCGCCGTATCGGCGGCCGCGAACACCCTGGGCGCCAGGCACGTCCTGCTGTCGATCGTCAACTGCGACCTTCCGGAGGTGCAGGGCTACGGTTACTTTGCGGGCAAGTGCGCGCAGGAGCGGCTTGCTCTCGAGTCGAGCAGGCGCCTGTCACTGGTTCGCTCGACCCAGTGGTTCGAGTTCGCCGAGCAGAACATGGAGCGCATGCGCTACGGGCCCGTCTCACTCGTTCCCTCGATGAGGATGCGGCCGGTCAGCCTCGATTCCGTCGCCGAGACGGTGGCCCGAGCAGCCCTGAGTGAGACCGACGGCCAGACCTACCAGGTCGCAGGACCGGAGGTCATGACGCTGTGGGAGATGACCGCACAGCTGCCGAGCCTCACGGCGAGGCCGGTTCCCCTGGTGGTCCCCACCGGGTGGGGACTCGCCTTCCGTCGCGGCGCACTGGTTCCCGGCGACGACGTCCCTGCAGCGGGTCCCACCTATGCGCAGTGGCTACAGGAACGGCGCCACCCCGGGCAGAGCCTGTAAACCAAGATTATTCCCACTCATCCCAACACCTCGTCAGCTCATCGCACTATATATTAACCATATGAACAGCCAGACAAATAACATAGGAACCAAAGTTGAAACAGCAAGAACCGCGAAGAAGATCGTTACCGCTCGTATCCGCCGGCTCTCTGAGGGGGAACGCCCTTCAAGTTTCGTGAAGGTCAGCGATCCAGGATCTCCCTTGATATGGGAGGCACGATAAAAGACTGGCACCACCTGGCCGGGCTGCACGATGAAATCCAGCCGCGGTTTTGAAATGAAGAGCAACGTAATATCAAGCACTACCGACACCGCCCCCGGGGCGACAGCGACCCTTATCGCACCTTCGTAGGGCAGCCGCACCCGCCAACCATTGACAAGAAGATTGACATGAGTTGTGAAATAGAGGCGAACAGACGTGTCGAAGTACAGGTCGATGAAGGCGCTGCTCTCCGGCGTCGCCCCGGGCAGGGCCTGGAATGCGGACACGTCCTCGCTCATATCCCCTTCACGGCTCTTCTCATCGCCTCCGCTGATCGGGGTCAGACTATCAACCGGGTGGACGCCACCGGTGCTGGCGCCGTCGCACCGTCCGGCCTGCAGAATGCGCCTACTCCCCCTTGAACTTCATGCCGGCGGTGAAGCCGTAGGGGTTGGCGGCGTAGTCGGCCAGGGTCTGCTCGTCGCGGGCGGCGAACTCGGCGTCGTCATCGGGTACCGGCTCGTCGATGTCGTCGCCGACGACGATCGCCTCCATCTCCTGGGTGTCCCCGACCCCCAGGTAGGCCCGCTCGTCACGGTGCTGGGGCAGCACCGTGGCCACGTAGTCATCCACCGCCTCCTGGGTGGTGACGTAGCGGTCCTGGGCCTCGGACATGTACCAGCGGTGCTCGAGGATCTCGTGGAAGATCTCCGCGGGCTCGAGCTTGCGGCGCATCTCGACGGGGACGGAGTGGATGGTGGGCTCGAAGACCTCCGCCAGCCAGGCGTGGGCCACGAGCTCGATGGGGTCGTCGCTGCGCCCGGACATGGCCCGGTAGGCCTCCAGGTCGTTGAGCATGCGCTGACCCTGGCGCTCCTGGACGTCAAGGCCGGTCAGTCGCATCACCTGCCGGTGGTAGTGGCCGGCGTCGACGACCTTGGGCTGAATGGTGATGTGGTTGCCCTGAGAGTCCGTGTCCATGGTGAGCTCGGCGACGTCGTAGCCCATCTCGTTGAGCTTCTGGACCCGCTGGCGCAGGCGCCAGCGCTCGTCCATGGAGAAGGACTCCTCCGCGGTGAGGACGTCCCACAGCTCGGTGTAGCGGCTGACGATCCGGTCCCCCACCTCGATGGTGTCCACGCTCGGCTCCAGCAGCGCGCCGGCCTGGAGGTCCATGAGCTCGCCGATGATGTTGGTGCGGGCGATATCGATGTCGTAGAGGCGCTTGCCGTCGGTGAGCCCCTCGGGGTAGAGCTCGCCGGTCTCGGCGTCCACCAGGTAGGCGGCGAAGGCCCCGGCGTCGCGGCGGAAGAGCGTGTTGGACAGGGACACGTCCCCCCAGTAGAAGCCCAGCAGGTGCAGGCGCACCAGCAGCACCGCGAGCGCGTCGATGAGTCGGGTGGCGGTCTCCGGGCGCATGTACTGGCTGAAAAGCGCCCGGTAGGGCAGGGAGTAGGACAGGTGCTCGGTGATGAGCACCGAGTTGAGCTCCTCGCCGGTGACGCTTCTGCGGCCGGTGATGACCGCGGTCGGGTGCACGCAGGGCGCCCCCAACCGCAGCAGGTCGCGCAGGAGCTCGTACTCGCGGTGAGCCACGGTCTCGCCGATCTCCTTGACCGCGATGACGCGCTCGGAGAGGTTGACGAAGCGCACGATGTGGCGGGACAGACCACGAGGCAGCGCGGCGAGGACCTCGGTGGGCCACTCCTCCAGCGCCGTCTCCCAGGGGAGGTCGAGCAGCGCCGGATCAATCGTTGCCGCCGTGATCTTCATGGACTGGGACATGAGGTCATTCTTTCAGGCCAGAATCCATTTTGCTTATCAAGACATGAGCCGCCGACCACACTTCTTACGTCGGCGCTGGAGCCGCTCCCACCGGGCGCGGTCGTCACCGCCCCGGTCCGCCTCGGTGAACGCGACGACGGCGCCGCCCCCGGCAGGGGAACGGCGCCGTCGTGCTCAGCATCCTCAGGCAGGCAGGCGCTTGCCGGTGGAGGCGGAGAAGATGTGCTCCTGGCCGGGGCGGATCCGCACGTAGACGGTCTCGCCCGGCTCGGGGGCGGTACGCGGGGGCACCCGCACGATGATCTGACTGGAGTCCTCACCGGAGCCGAGCTTGGCCTCGGAGTCCTCGGCACCGACGAGCTCACCGTAGATGTAGGCGTCGGAGCCCAGCTCCTCGACGAAGGACAGGCGCACCGGGATGGAGTGCTCGTCCTGGGCGGAGACGACGTCGAGCGACTCGGGGCGGAACCCGATGGTCACCTTGCCGCCGTCCTCGGGAGTGATGGCGTCCAGGGTCGCCTTGGACAGCTGGATCTTGGCGGCGCCGACGGTGGCGACGTCGTCCTTGACCGTGAACTGCCCCAGGTTCATGGCCGGCGAGCCGATGAAGCCGGCGACGAACTCGTTGGCGGGGTGGTCGTACATCTCGCGCGGGGTGCCGACCTGCTGGAGCACGCCGTCCTTGAGGACCGCGATGCGGTCACCCATGGTGAGGGCCTCGGTCTGGTCGTGGGTGACGTAGACCGTGGTGACGCCCAGCGAGCGCTGGAGCGAGGCGATCTGGGTACGGGTCTGCACACGGAGCTTGGCGTCCAGGTTGGACAGCGGCTCGTCCATGAGGAAGACCTTGGGCTTGCGCACGATGGCACGCCCCATGGCCACACGCTGACGCTGACCACCGGAGAGCGCCTTGGGCTTGCGGTCCAGGTACTCGGTCAGGCCGAGGATCTTGGCGGCCTCGCGCACGCGCTTGTCGATCTCGGCCTTGGGGGTGCCGGCGATCTTCAGGGCGAAGCCCATGTTGTCGTGCACGGTCATGTGCGGGTAGAGCGCGTAGTTCTGGAAGACCATGGCGATGTCACGGTCCTTGGGCTGAACATCGGTGACGTCGCGGTCACCGATGAGGATACGA
Coding sequences within it:
- a CDS encoding uracil-DNA glycosylase, producing MTSAKPLSEIIDPSWARALAPVEPTVHEIGERLRQEVASGVGYLPAGTDVLRAFTYPMDDVRVLIVGQDPYPTPGHPMGLSFSVAPGVKPPRSLENIFRELVSDLDVPRPTSGDLTPWCQQGVMLLNRVLTVRPGAPASHKGWGWEKVTQRAIEALVERGGPLVAILWGRPAQSLTPMLGQTPIIASPHPSPLSASRGFFGSRPFSRANAILTEMGAAPVDWRLP
- the ispF gene encoding 2-C-methyl-D-erythritol 2,4-cyclodiphosphate synthase, giving the protein MSARQPDQSEHSAQPAHAALGDTASGSQPQARSRARHAAGPATIDLNQIARFLPRTGIGTDVHAFAAPDSGTPMHLACLEWPGEVGLAGHSDGDVVAHACCDALFSAAGLGDLGSNFGTAEPRWKGASGTTLLSEAARRVREAGFEIGNIAVQLVGERPRVAARSAEASRALSEAASAQVSFTATTTDHLGFLGRTEGLLAVATALVYPVPDAVNRG
- the cysS gene encoding cysteine--tRNA ligase, yielding MSTTPTEPPESTGPVASPARADAPALRLYDSAARAIVPLAPTATPGLVTIYLCGATVQGSPHIGHMRSGIAFDVLRRWLERSGQEVRLIRNVTDIDDKILSKSAAAEPPVPWWAWAQRFEREFDAAYRALGVAAPTYEPRATGHIPEMIDLVQRLLDAGHAYIGESGNVYYDVRSLPDYGSLTNQRLEDLATTEDESQLDDDVEADKRDPRDFALWKAAKPTEPADAAWGAPWGRGRPGWHLECSAMSRRYLGETFDIHGGGIDLRFPHHENEQAQSHGAGWGFARHWVHNAWVTIKGEKMSKSLGNSLVVAELLKRYDAAVLRLALGTVHHRSTVEFSDETLADAAALWERLSGAILRAYEFCDDGGTNPVEAPAEQVRARALPAEFTAAMDEDLNLAGAMAVVHATLKALNVALSRIDTVDKEVLRGEVKPLGETHVTASESLGETVIGLVLDLRAQLDVLGLDPLAEPWRARVLDGVGSSQGGAAMEALDRLVRHDLDERAEARAAKDWSRADALRDKLSGAGVVVEDSPSGARWHLA
- the rlmB gene encoding 23S rRNA (guanosine(2251)-2'-O)-methyltransferase RlmB; translation: MPGNEQYPGAKRRPGSKKGPTKGSGGQRRKGLEGKGPTPRAENRVGHPKARAKARAEARAAQPTRAKQLEKIKRRFDVPEGHEILCGRNAVAEAAYASVPITRVFMAVSAQSDERLGAVVRRAALLGAPVLETTRLDLDALTDSAAHQGVAIEVPAYEYTTARDLLERARALGRTPLLVALDQVTDPHNLGAVLRSAGAFGADGVIIPERRSVGVNATVWKVSAGAAARVRVARETNLVRALEQLKKEGCFVVGLDGSGSTAVEDLTLADSPLVLVTGAEGAGLSRLVRETCDVLVSVPISRSVESLNAAVATGISLYEVDRLRRRAAASGS
- a CDS encoding TetR/AcrR family transcriptional regulator; translation: MGRREHIGDAGVRLIARDGVHALTHLQVDTEAGLPRGSTSYYARTRRDLLALVVNRLSDGSQADINDLEVPASVSRQEAAEIVVGILKHMARRADAQAARGALLFELRDDVELRELLTAEAPVRRPLTSLAERILVAADVDQASVHASDLVGLVDALLMYQAAKAAPVDARKVLRAYLEGLGRPACSAA
- a CDS encoding SDR family oxidoreductase; amino-acid sequence: MKVAVVGADDSGKAIKRALQEAGAQVTLHSRRTGFDVLHDDGAAALSGADVIVEATGRFTTSKRVATEFFTRSTRAVSAAANTLGARHVLLSIVNCDLPEVQGYGYFAGKCAQERLALESSRRLSLVRSTQWFEFAEQNMERMRYGPVSLVPSMRMRPVSLDSVAETVARAALSETDGQTYQVAGPEVMTLWEMTAQLPSLTARPVPLVVPTGWGLAFRRGALVPGDDVPAAGPTYAQWLQERRHPGQSL
- a CDS encoding DUF4032 domain-containing protein — translated: MSQSMKITAATIDPALLDLPWETALEEWPTEVLAALPRGLSRHIVRFVNLSERVIAVKEIGETVAHREYELLRDLLRLGAPCVHPTAVITGRRSVTGEELNSVLITEHLSYSLPYRALFSQYMRPETATRLIDALAVLLVRLHLLGFYWGDVSLSNTLFRRDAGAFAAYLVDAETGELYPEGLTDGKRLYDIDIARTNIIGELMDLQAGALLEPSVDTIEVGDRIVSRYTELWDVLTAEESFSMDERWRLRQRVQKLNEMGYDVAELTMDTDSQGNHITIQPKVVDAGHYHRQVMRLTGLDVQERQGQRMLNDLEAYRAMSGRSDDPIELVAHAWLAEVFEPTIHSVPVEMRRKLEPAEIFHEILEHRWYMSEAQDRYVTTQEAVDDYVATVLPQHRDERAYLGVGDTQEMEAIVVGDDIDEPVPDDDAEFAARDEQTLADYAANPYGFTAGMKFKGE
- a CDS encoding ABC transporter ATP-binding protein, yielding MATVTFENATRVYPGNDRPSVDSLNLEIADGEFLVLVGPSGCGKSTSLRMLAGLEDVNAGRILIGDRDVTDVQPKDRDIAMVFQNYALYPHMTVHDNMGFALKIAGTPKAEIDKRVREAAKILGLTEYLDRKPKALSGGQRQRVAMGRAIVRKPKVFLMDEPLSNLDAKLRVQTRTQIASLQRSLGVTTVYVTHDQTEALTMGDRIAVLKDGVLQQVGTPREMYDHPANEFVAGFIGSPAMNLGQFTVKDDVATVGAAKIQLSKATLDAITPEDGGKVTIGFRPESLDVVSAQDEHSIPVRLSFVEELGSDAYIYGELVGAEDSEAKLGSGEDSSQIIVRVPPRTAPEPGETVYVRIRPGQEHIFSASTGKRLPA